In Halorientalis sp. LT38, a genomic segment contains:
- a CDS encoding DUF7331 family protein: MTDRANGSRPELDSAETGPDGPEVETIEAYETDEGVVLYDAQNPLAWVQSSAATTLEDAV, from the coding sequence ATGACGGACCGCGCAAACGGCAGTCGGCCGGAGTTGGACAGTGCCGAAACGGGACCGGACGGCCCCGAAGTCGAGACGATCGAGGCGTACGAGACCGACGAGGGGGTCGTCCTGTACGACGCCCAGAACCCGCTCGCGTGGGTCCAGTCGAGTGCGGCGACGACGCTCGAGGACGCGGTGTAG
- a CDS encoding DUF7322 domain-containing protein, with amino-acid sequence MTDDDGPRPDDAPEPGSPEAVGEPDPEADFGPDVPEVDVPEVDIPEPPDPSDSDVPEDLLRSFWKLVAIFNVALLAVSLGPMLAVFRGEWVNGGLVFAVGVAFFAYGYARYQRAKRVHGIGD; translated from the coding sequence GTGACCGACGACGACGGTCCCCGCCCTGACGACGCCCCGGAACCCGGCAGCCCCGAGGCCGTCGGGGAACCGGACCCTGAAGCCGACTTCGGCCCGGACGTCCCCGAGGTGGACGTGCCGGAAGTCGACATCCCCGAGCCGCCGGACCCGTCCGATTCGGACGTTCCCGAGGACCTGCTCCGCTCGTTCTGGAAACTCGTCGCCATCTTCAACGTCGCGCTGCTCGCCGTCTCGCTCGGCCCGATGCTCGCCGTTTTCCGGGGGGAGTGGGTCAACGGTGGCCTCGTCTTCGCCGTCGGTGTCGCCTTCTTCGCGTACGGCTACGCCCGCTACCAGCGGGCGAAACGAGTGCACGGGATCGGTGACTGA
- a CDS encoding DUF7346 family protein, which yields MRSVRDDSGTRLLLVKQSGESSRVRDPTTGEERYVPNEALEPLDESPLATTARAVPESARTILTAVRDDRTLGLLLELDARGPLAVRDVLAAYDLCESDLHGALAEFRAAGLVAETTVAGERGYRITENASDGLAHLRDGSGPED from the coding sequence ATGCGTAGCGTCCGCGACGACTCCGGCACACGACTGTTGCTCGTCAAGCAATCGGGCGAGTCCAGCCGCGTCCGCGACCCGACGACCGGCGAGGAGCGGTACGTCCCCAACGAGGCCCTCGAACCCCTCGACGAGTCGCCGCTTGCCACGACCGCCCGCGCCGTCCCCGAGTCCGCCCGAACGATCCTGACGGCCGTCCGGGACGACCGGACGCTGGGGCTCCTGCTCGAACTCGATGCTCGCGGGCCGCTGGCGGTCCGTGACGTCCTCGCCGCCTACGACCTCTGCGAGAGCGACCTCCACGGGGCGCTGGCGGAGTTCCGCGCGGCCGGCCTCGTCGCCGAGACGACCGTCGCCGGCGAACGCGGCTATCGGATCACGGAGAACGCGAGCGACGGGCTCGCGCACCTCCGGGACGGTTCCGGGCCAGAAGATTAG
- the rad50 gene encoding DNA double-strand break repair ATPase Rad50, with protein MKFERVRLENFKCYGDADLELDSGVTVIHGLNGSGKSSLLEGCFFALYGARALDETLDEVVTIGEEDATVELWFTHGGGSFHVERRVRVTDERATTARCVLETPEATYEGARDVRRHVAELLRMDHEAFVNCAYVRQGEVNKLINAAPAERQDMIDDLLQLGKLEDYRERASKARLGVKHVRDGKRELLEEVASNIERKEEKDLHGRLNALQTERKEIEGEIERFEDNREEAVTTRDDAEAILEDHEAKRDRLESLDSEIAALTETIEETEREREELGERISELKTGIEEIRDDRAELLAESPLEDPDEATITETIADLEDRDEALRDDIEDHRVAASEHASEAESLRETAEEKTARAEEKREAAEERASELAETREKLAERRERIERLEAAIEQKRDAFADAPVDVGEAGDHWDDLADDLNEARERQKELETELKNAAQRLEEAEELLDAGKCPECGQPVEDSPHVESIEDHRERIDDLQDELVSVRQRRERLEDEVEAASDLVDRENEIRNLENDLENVRQLVTEREDGLDETVEQIEQLREAAEELEAEAEADREAAEEAEEAAEEKREAVAECNEERAAISERLDRLAAVRETFEQVADHEEEIERLREQRSNRAELNDERRDRLADKRDQRDELREQFDESAVEQAREQRERAVEYIEKVDPKLEELRAERDDLLDEIGGVKTEIEALEELRERYDDLEATVDRLDSLYDETERLQEMYGGLRAELRQRNVESLERMLNETFDLVYGNDSYSRIELDGEYELTVYQKDGQALDPEQLSGGERALFNLSLRCAIYRLLAEGIEGSAPLPPLILDEPTVFLDSGHVSRLVELVDHMRELGVEQIVVVSHDEELVGAAEHLVTVRKDATTNRSTVTREDAGSATLAAVSDASAGD; from the coding sequence ATGAAGTTCGAGCGGGTCCGGCTCGAGAACTTCAAGTGCTACGGGGACGCGGACCTCGAACTCGACAGCGGCGTCACCGTCATCCACGGGCTGAACGGGAGCGGGAAGTCCTCGCTGCTCGAGGGCTGCTTCTTCGCGCTGTACGGAGCCCGTGCGCTGGACGAGACGCTCGACGAGGTCGTCACGATCGGCGAGGAGGACGCGACCGTCGAACTGTGGTTCACCCACGGCGGCGGCTCCTTCCACGTCGAACGCCGCGTCCGGGTCACCGACGAGCGTGCGACCACGGCCCGGTGCGTGCTGGAGACGCCGGAAGCCACCTACGAGGGCGCACGCGACGTGCGCCGGCACGTCGCGGAACTGCTCCGGATGGACCACGAAGCGTTCGTCAACTGCGCGTACGTCCGCCAGGGGGAGGTAAACAAGTTGATCAACGCCGCGCCCGCCGAGCGCCAGGACATGATCGACGACCTGCTCCAGCTCGGGAAGCTGGAGGACTACCGCGAGCGCGCCAGCAAGGCCCGACTGGGCGTCAAACACGTCCGTGACGGCAAGCGGGAACTGCTCGAGGAGGTCGCGAGCAACATCGAACGCAAGGAAGAGAAAGACCTCCACGGACGGCTGAACGCGCTCCAGACCGAGCGCAAGGAAATCGAAGGCGAGATCGAACGGTTCGAAGACAACCGCGAGGAGGCCGTGACGACCCGCGACGATGCAGAGGCGATCCTCGAGGACCACGAGGCGAAACGCGACCGGCTCGAATCCCTCGACTCGGAGATCGCGGCGCTGACCGAGACCATCGAGGAAACCGAGCGCGAACGCGAGGAACTCGGCGAGCGGATCAGTGAGCTAAAAACCGGGATCGAGGAGATCCGGGACGACCGCGCCGAGTTACTCGCCGAGTCGCCGCTCGAGGACCCCGACGAGGCGACGATCACCGAGACCATCGCCGACCTCGAAGACCGAGACGAAGCGTTGCGCGACGACATCGAGGACCACCGGGTCGCGGCCAGTGAGCACGCGAGCGAGGCCGAATCGCTCCGGGAGACCGCCGAGGAGAAGACCGCCCGGGCCGAAGAGAAACGCGAGGCGGCCGAGGAGCGGGCGAGCGAACTCGCGGAGACGCGCGAGAAACTCGCCGAGCGCCGCGAGCGGATCGAGCGGCTGGAAGCCGCCATCGAGCAGAAGCGCGACGCCTTCGCGGACGCGCCAGTCGACGTCGGCGAGGCCGGCGACCACTGGGACGACCTCGCGGACGACCTGAACGAGGCCCGCGAGCGCCAGAAGGAACTGGAGACCGAACTGAAAAATGCGGCGCAACGGCTCGAAGAGGCCGAGGAGCTCCTCGACGCGGGGAAGTGTCCCGAATGCGGCCAGCCGGTCGAGGACTCGCCGCACGTCGAGTCGATCGAGGACCACCGCGAGCGGATCGACGACCTGCAGGACGAACTCGTCTCGGTCCGGCAGCGTCGCGAACGGCTCGAAGACGAGGTCGAGGCGGCGAGCGATCTGGTCGACCGGGAGAACGAGATTCGGAACCTCGAAAACGACCTCGAGAACGTCCGGCAGCTCGTCACAGAGCGGGAAGACGGACTCGACGAGACGGTCGAGCAGATCGAACAGTTGCGCGAGGCGGCGGAGGAACTCGAGGCCGAGGCCGAGGCGGACCGTGAGGCAGCAGAGGAGGCCGAAGAGGCGGCCGAAGAGAAACGCGAGGCCGTCGCCGAGTGCAACGAGGAGCGGGCGGCGATCTCGGAGCGGCTGGACCGTCTGGCGGCCGTCCGGGAGACGTTCGAGCAGGTTGCCGACCACGAGGAGGAGATCGAGCGCCTGCGCGAGCAGCGCTCGAACAGGGCCGAGTTGAACGACGAGCGCCGCGATCGGCTGGCGGACAAGCGCGACCAGCGCGACGAACTCAGAGAGCAATTCGACGAGTCGGCGGTCGAACAGGCCCGCGAGCAGCGCGAGCGCGCCGTCGAGTACATCGAGAAGGTCGACCCGAAACTGGAGGAACTCAGAGCGGAGCGCGACGACCTGCTCGACGAGATCGGCGGCGTCAAAACGGAGATCGAGGCACTCGAGGAACTCCGGGAGCGCTACGACGACCTCGAAGCGACCGTCGATCGGCTCGACTCGCTGTACGACGAGACCGAGCGGCTCCAGGAGATGTACGGGGGCTTGCGGGCGGAACTGCGCCAGCGCAACGTCGAGAGCCTCGAACGGATGCTCAACGAGACGTTCGATCTGGTCTACGGCAACGATTCCTACTCCCGGATCGAACTCGACGGGGAGTACGAACTCACGGTCTACCAGAAGGACGGCCAGGCGCTCGATCCCGAGCAGCTCTCGGGCGGTGAGCGGGCGCTGTTCAACCTCAGCCTGCGGTGTGCCATCTATCGGCTGCTGGCCGAGGGGATCGAGGGGTCGGCGCCGCTGCCGCCCCTGATCCTGGACGAACCGACCGTGTTCCTGGACTCCGGGCACGTCTCGCGGCTGGTCGAACTGGTCGATCACATGCGGGAACTGGGCGTCGAACAGATCGTGGTCGTCAGCCACGACGAGGAACTCGTCGGCGCGGCGGAGCACCTCGTGACGGTCAGGAAGGACGCGACGACCAACCGGTCGACGGTGACACGGGAGGACGCGGGGTCGGCCACGCTGGCGGCCGTCTCGGACGCCTCTGCGGGGGACTAA
- the mre11 gene encoding DNA double-strand break repair protein Mre11, translating to MTRVIHTGDTHLGYRQYHRPERREDFLDAFRRVAEDAVDGDAEAVVHAGDLFHDRRPNLPDILGTLSVLRDLEAADVPFLAVVGNHETKRDAQWLDLFESLGLATRLGDDPVTVGDTAFYGLDFVPRSQREDLDYDFASHDADHAALVAHGLFEPFDYADWDTDRLLEESTVDFDAVLLGDNHKPQKAQIEDAWVTYCGSTERASADERADRGYNIVEFDGQVSIRRRGLQTREFVFVDVELAEGEGVERVRERVGQHDLEDAVVIVHVEGEGDPVTQATVEEFAAEEGALVTRVTDHREVADAADVDVNFADPDDAVEARIREMGLSRAAHDVDETVRASKTADSNVTDEVERRVRELLEDGDDGTFRATEGAADATDSDRSGDEEPAPAEQVTEETTGETAGEAAADDGAGSHDADGAAEGAAGSADAYGQPSLGDFE from the coding sequence ATGACGCGGGTGATACATACGGGTGATACCCACCTCGGCTACCGGCAGTACCACCGGCCGGAGCGGCGCGAGGACTTCCTCGACGCCTTCCGCCGGGTCGCCGAGGACGCGGTCGACGGCGACGCGGAGGCCGTCGTCCACGCCGGCGACCTGTTTCACGACCGCCGGCCGAACCTGCCCGACATCCTGGGGACGCTCTCGGTGTTACGGGACCTCGAGGCCGCCGACGTGCCCTTCCTGGCCGTCGTCGGCAACCACGAGACCAAACGCGACGCCCAGTGGCTGGACCTCTTCGAGTCGCTCGGGCTTGCGACCCGTCTCGGCGACGACCCGGTCACCGTCGGCGACACCGCCTTCTACGGGCTGGACTTCGTCCCCCGCTCCCAGCGGGAGGACCTCGACTACGACTTCGCGAGCCACGACGCCGACCACGCCGCCCTGGTCGCACACGGCCTGTTCGAGCCCTTCGACTACGCCGACTGGGACACCGACCGGCTCCTCGAGGAGTCGACCGTCGATTTCGACGCCGTCCTCCTGGGGGACAACCACAAACCGCAGAAAGCTCAGATCGAGGACGCCTGGGTTACCTACTGCGGTTCGACCGAGCGGGCCAGCGCCGACGAGCGTGCCGACCGCGGGTACAACATCGTCGAGTTCGACGGACAGGTGTCGATCCGACGGCGCGGACTGCAGACCCGCGAGTTCGTCTTCGTCGACGTCGAACTCGCCGAGGGCGAGGGGGTCGAACGCGTCCGCGAACGCGTCGGGCAACACGACCTCGAGGACGCCGTGGTGATCGTCCACGTCGAGGGCGAGGGCGACCCGGTCACGCAGGCGACCGTCGAGGAGTTCGCGGCCGAGGAGGGGGCGCTGGTGACGCGCGTCACCGACCACCGGGAGGTCGCGGACGCCGCCGACGTCGACGTGAACTTCGCCGACCCCGACGACGCGGTCGAAGCGCGGATCCGCGAGATGGGGCTCAGCCGCGCCGCCCACGACGTCGACGAGACGGTGCGAGCCAGCAAGACCGCCGACTCGAACGTCACGGACGAGGTCGAGCGCCGGGTCCGGGAGCTGCTCGAGGACGGGGACGACGGGACGTTCCGTGCCACCGAGGGCGCAGCCGACGCGACCGACTCCGACCGATCAGGAGACGAGGAACCGGCCCCTGCAGAGCAAGTGACCGAGGAGACCACAGGGGAGACTGCCGGGGAGGCGGCAGCGGACGACGGCGCTGGGAGTCACGACGCCGACGGCGCTGCCGAGGGGGCAGCCGGGTCGGCCGACGCCTACGGGCAGCCGTCGCTGGGTGATTTCGAATGA
- a CDS encoding MarR family transcriptional regulator, with translation MSASESAGSDADGGDWDAVRDLPPSAKLVAKTLEYNDTLTQSQLAEETLLPPRTVRYGLNRLEEVGAVESRFSFSDARKRIYTLNIDEAR, from the coding sequence ATGAGTGCCTCAGAGTCCGCTGGATCGGACGCCGACGGCGGCGACTGGGACGCGGTGCGCGACCTCCCGCCCAGCGCGAAGCTGGTCGCCAAGACCCTGGAGTACAACGATACGTTGACCCAGAGCCAGCTGGCCGAAGAGACGCTGCTGCCGCCCCGGACGGTCCGCTACGGGTTGAACCGCCTCGAAGAAGTCGGTGCCGTCGAGTCGCGCTTTTCCTTCTCCGACGCGCGCAAGCGCATCTACACGCTGAACATCGACGAGGCCCGCTGA
- the pan1 gene encoding proteasome-activating nucleotidase Pan1: MTDTVDDVELPYDEDASQQEKINALQEQLEVLEAQNEEMRDKLLDANAENNKYQQKLERLTHENKKLKQSPLFVATVQELTGEGVIIKQHGNNQEALTEVTDEMREDLEPDSRVAVNNSLSIVKSLDDETDVRARVMQVDKSPEVTYQDIGGIEEQMEEVRETVEMPLENPGMFEDVGIDPPSGVLLHGPPGTGKTMLAKAVANQTDATFIKMAGSELVHKFIGEGAKLVRDLFDLARQEEPAVVFIDEIDAIAAKRTESKTSGDAEVQRTMMQLLSEMDGFEDRGEIRIIAATNRFDMLDRAILRPGRFDRLIEVPKPDVEGREQIFQIHTRDMNVADDVNWRALAEMADDSSGADVKAICTEAGMFAIRDDRTAVGMEDFENAWEKIQKEDDADEDVSKTFA; this comes from the coding sequence ATGACTGACACCGTCGACGACGTCGAGCTGCCTTACGACGAGGACGCTTCTCAGCAGGAGAAGATCAACGCCCTCCAGGAGCAACTCGAGGTCCTCGAGGCCCAGAACGAGGAGATGCGGGACAAGCTGCTGGACGCCAACGCGGAGAACAACAAGTACCAGCAGAAGCTCGAACGGCTCACCCACGAGAACAAGAAGCTCAAGCAGTCCCCGCTGTTCGTCGCGACGGTGCAGGAACTCACGGGCGAAGGGGTCATCATCAAACAGCACGGGAACAACCAGGAGGCCCTGACCGAGGTCACCGACGAGATGCGCGAGGACCTCGAACCCGACAGCCGGGTCGCGGTCAACAACTCCCTCTCCATCGTGAAGTCGCTTGACGACGAGACGGACGTTCGCGCCCGCGTGATGCAGGTCGACAAGAGCCCCGAGGTCACCTACCAGGACATCGGCGGCATCGAGGAGCAGATGGAGGAGGTCCGCGAGACGGTCGAGATGCCCCTCGAGAACCCCGGGATGTTCGAGGACGTCGGCATCGACCCGCCCAGCGGCGTGCTCCTGCACGGCCCGCCCGGCACCGGGAAGACGATGCTCGCCAAGGCCGTCGCGAACCAGACCGACGCCACCTTCATCAAGATGGCCGGCTCGGAACTGGTCCACAAGTTCATCGGCGAGGGCGCGAAACTCGTCCGCGACCTGTTCGACCTGGCCCGCCAGGAAGAGCCCGCCGTCGTGTTCATCGACGAGATCGACGCCATCGCGGCCAAGCGCACCGAATCGAAGACCTCCGGCGACGCGGAGGTCCAGCGGACGATGATGCAACTGCTCTCGGAGATGGACGGCTTCGAGGATCGCGGTGAGATCCGGATCATCGCCGCCACCAACCGCTTCGACATGCTCGACCGCGCCATCCTCCGCCCCGGCCGGTTCGACCGCCTCATCGAGGTGCCCAAGCCGGACGTCGAGGGCCGCGAGCAGATCTTCCAGATCCACACCCGCGACATGAACGTCGCCGACGACGTCAACTGGCGGGCCCTCGCCGAGATGGCCGACGACTCCTCGGGCGCGGACGTGAAGGCCATCTGCACCGAGGCCGGGATGTTCGCCATCCGCGACGACCGGACGGCGGTCGGCATGGAGGACTTCGAGAACGCCTGGGAGAAGATCCAGAAGGAAGACGACGCCGACGAGGACGTCTCGAAGACGTTCGCGTAG
- a CDS encoding Fic family protein, with protein sequence MREPELTETAPGDLVSYGRESYYRPDPLPPSGGLDLDAPFYDRLAEATFWLGKLGGISLELDFPPVLYTSLLRKEAMESAEIEGADVDYNALYSLETRSLTATGDDADGTPESAVADTKDTTEVLNYERAVEDGIEILDDGGEITVELLHDLHEVLLTGVSGDRVETDTIGAYKTTPNHLGDFLPPVPGVVDGLMDALLTYYRTGGSYHPLVDIALFHYQFETIHPYGDGNGRLGRLLITLQLYDAGLLERPNLYLSEYFNRNKATYVDRMNAVRSDGAWESWLSFFVDGVARQAEESVSRTLALDDLRRRYDDTYGGVQYTKNRLACSLFEQPYVTTATVAERFDVEQSTASRAIASLEDDGVLEEVTGKDRNKEYRAKEIFEILEQPPQTY encoded by the coding sequence ATGCGCGAGCCAGAATTAACTGAGACCGCTCCCGGTGATCTCGTTTCGTACGGTCGGGAGTCATATTACAGGCCCGACCCGCTGCCACCGTCCGGTGGTCTCGATCTGGACGCGCCGTTCTACGACAGGCTCGCCGAGGCCACGTTCTGGCTCGGAAAACTGGGAGGGATCAGCCTCGAACTCGACTTCCCCCCGGTCCTCTACACCTCGTTGCTCAGGAAAGAAGCGATGGAATCCGCCGAGATCGAGGGTGCGGACGTCGACTACAACGCGCTCTACAGCCTCGAAACGCGGAGTCTGACGGCGACTGGCGATGACGCCGACGGCACGCCGGAATCGGCTGTCGCCGACACGAAAGACACGACGGAAGTGCTGAATTACGAGCGCGCGGTCGAAGACGGGATCGAAATCCTCGACGACGGCGGTGAAATCACGGTCGAACTGCTCCACGATCTCCACGAGGTACTGCTGACGGGGGTCTCCGGCGACCGCGTCGAGACCGACACGATCGGCGCGTACAAGACCACGCCGAACCACCTCGGCGACTTCCTCCCGCCCGTCCCCGGAGTCGTCGACGGGCTGATGGACGCACTGTTGACGTACTACCGAACGGGTGGTAGCTACCACCCGCTCGTCGACATCGCCCTCTTTCACTACCAGTTCGAGACGATCCACCCGTACGGCGACGGGAACGGACGACTCGGTCGGCTCCTGATAACACTCCAGTTGTACGACGCCGGGCTCCTCGAACGTCCGAATCTCTACCTCAGCGAGTACTTCAACCGAAACAAGGCGACGTACGTCGACAGGATGAACGCCGTTCGGTCGGACGGTGCGTGGGAATCCTGGCTGTCCTTTTTCGTCGACGGTGTCGCCCGACAGGCCGAAGAGTCGGTCTCCCGGACGCTGGCCCTCGACGACTTGCGCCGTCGCTACGACGACACCTACGGCGGCGTTCAGTACACGAAGAATCGGCTCGCGTGCTCGCTTTTCGAACAGCCATACGTGACCACTGCGACGGTCGCAGAGCGATTCGACGTGGAGCAGTCGACGGCCAGCCGCGCGATCGCTTCGCTCGAAGACGACGGGGTCCTGGAAGAAGTGACCGGGAAGGATCGCAACAAGGAGTACCGGGCGAAAGAAATCTTCGAGATTCTCGAACAGCCGCCACAGACGTACTGA
- a CDS encoding DUF5800 family protein yields MTALSFDEQGVDVVYEGTEFRLEKALIEDAIGKSYPDVTDHEVLQIVAEDPALSGEPRRIAEILA; encoded by the coding sequence ATGACGGCTCTTTCCTTCGACGAACAGGGCGTCGACGTGGTCTACGAGGGCACCGAGTTCCGACTCGAGAAGGCCCTCATCGAGGATGCCATCGGCAAGTCCTACCCCGACGTCACCGATCACGAGGTCCTCCAGATCGTCGCCGAAGACCCGGCGCTGTCTGGCGAACCTCGCCGGATCGCCGAGATCCTCGCCTGA
- a CDS encoding polymer-forming cytoskeletal protein, whose translation MPLRSDLLDELQIPDGTTVEEHDLVTDGDVIVGGQSTVEFGVRGHNVIAGERVRFGGDIEAEGDCRLDMWSDVAGNVLVGENAYIGERVHVGGQLMVSGDLDIGDEVDIEEGFEANGWIVIRNPMPTIVFLFVYLSHLLRFGEEETANEVVSEVLGEDGSAHDPVLLPRNSNVNDDAWRVSTPASIGDDCRLHGNVRAERLAVGEDTIVFGSLRAKSDIHVGEGTEIKGDVTTREGTVSVDRDVTVWGDIAATDVALHEDATVEGSIRARGEMTMIQSDPETGASGTEASADEGSTADGSDDGDAAEEAVDDEDESTADDESATDEDTAAEETAEAADDASDSDAESADDGERVTVSGSDEASDPERVTADDDPDGERVTASEGDAGSDVSSDSDGDDYRENGHEAGVVE comes from the coding sequence GTGCCGCTGCGCTCGGATCTCCTGGACGAACTGCAGATTCCCGACGGGACGACCGTCGAAGAGCACGACCTCGTGACGGACGGGGACGTGATCGTCGGCGGCCAGAGCACCGTCGAGTTCGGCGTCCGCGGGCACAACGTCATCGCGGGCGAGCGCGTGCGCTTCGGCGGCGACATCGAGGCCGAAGGCGACTGTCGGCTCGACATGTGGAGCGACGTGGCGGGCAACGTCCTCGTGGGCGAGAACGCCTACATCGGCGAGCGCGTCCACGTCGGCGGCCAGCTCATGGTCTCGGGCGACCTCGACATCGGCGACGAGGTCGACATCGAGGAGGGCTTCGAGGCCAACGGCTGGATCGTCATCCGCAACCCGATGCCGACCATCGTCTTCCTGTTCGTCTACCTCTCGCACCTGCTTCGCTTCGGCGAGGAGGAGACCGCGAACGAGGTCGTCTCCGAGGTGCTCGGCGAGGACGGGTCGGCCCACGACCCGGTCCTCTTGCCCCGGAACAGCAACGTCAACGACGACGCCTGGCGCGTCTCGACGCCGGCCTCCATCGGCGACGACTGCCGGCTACACGGCAACGTCCGCGCCGAACGGCTGGCCGTGGGCGAGGACACCATCGTCTTCGGGAGCCTCCGCGCCAAATCCGACATCCACGTCGGCGAGGGCACGGAGATCAAGGGCGACGTGACCACCCGCGAGGGGACCGTCAGCGTCGACCGCGACGTGACCGTCTGGGGCGACATCGCCGCGACCGACGTGGCCCTGCACGAGGACGCCACCGTCGAGGGATCCATCCGTGCGCGCGGTGAGATGACGATGATCCAGTCGGACCCCGAAACTGGAGCGTCGGGGACCGAGGCGTCGGCGGACGAGGGATCGACCGCCGATGGGAGCGACGACGGCGACGCGGCAGAGGAGGCGGTAGACGACGAGGACGAGTCGACCGCTGACGATGAGTCGGCCACTGACGAGGATACTGCCGCCGAGGAGACGGCCGAGGCGGCCGACGACGCGTCGGATTCGGACGCCGAGTCGGCCGACGACGGAGAGCGTGTGACTGTGTCCGGATCGGACGAGGCGTCCGATCCGGAGCGTGTGACTGCTGACGACGATCCCGACGGAGAGCGTGTGACTGCATCCGAGGGAGACGCCGGGTCGGACGTCTCGTCCGACTCGGACGGCGACGACTACCGCGAGAACGGCCACGAGGCCGGCGTCGTCGAGTAG
- a CDS encoding redox-regulated ATPase YchF: MLSVALAGKPNAGKSTFYKAATRADVDVGNYPFTTIDANRGVSYVRTDCPCLERDERCGDEHCRGGKRYVPVELLDVAGLVPGAHEGRGLGNQFLDELSNADAILNVVDASGGTNEEGEPVEVGEHDPVEDVDFVEEEMDLWLASIVSRNWESVERESRSPDFDLDETLSEMLTGVGATELDVARTLRELDYPEDPIQWTDEDREALARQIRQRTKPIVVVANKADVAPEGNVERLREAAEYVVPATADGELALRNGTDAGVVDYDPGDSDFEITGDVSDQQEAGLERIRDVMAEWGGTGVQTALDTAVYDLLDHLTAYPVQNESKWTDAKGNVLPDAFLLPEGSTPTDLAYAVHSDIGDGYLHAVDAKAGRKIGDDHELEEGDVVKIVSTAS, encoded by the coding sequence ATGCTTTCGGTCGCACTCGCCGGCAAACCAAACGCTGGCAAGTCGACGTTCTACAAGGCGGCCACCAGGGCCGACGTCGACGTGGGAAACTACCCCTTCACTACCATCGACGCCAACCGCGGCGTCAGTTACGTCCGGACGGACTGTCCCTGCCTCGAACGCGACGAGCGCTGCGGCGACGAGCACTGCCGAGGCGGGAAACGCTACGTCCCCGTCGAACTGCTCGACGTTGCCGGCCTCGTCCCCGGTGCCCACGAGGGCAGGGGGCTGGGCAACCAGTTCCTGGACGAACTCTCGAACGCCGACGCCATCCTCAACGTCGTGGACGCGTCGGGGGGCACCAACGAGGAGGGCGAACCCGTGGAGGTGGGCGAACACGACCCCGTCGAGGACGTGGACTTCGTCGAGGAGGAGATGGACCTCTGGCTGGCGAGCATCGTCTCGCGCAACTGGGAGTCCGTCGAGCGCGAATCGCGCTCGCCCGACTTCGATCTGGACGAGACCCTCTCCGAGATGCTCACCGGCGTCGGCGCGACCGAACTCGACGTGGCGCGTACCCTCCGGGAACTCGACTACCCCGAGGACCCGATCCAGTGGACAGACGAGGACCGAGAGGCGCTGGCCCGGCAGATCCGCCAGCGGACCAAGCCCATCGTCGTCGTCGCGAACAAGGCCGACGTCGCGCCGGAGGGCAACGTCGAGCGCCTCCGCGAGGCCGCCGAGTACGTCGTCCCCGCGACCGCGGACGGGGAACTGGCGCTGCGCAATGGCACCGACGCGGGTGTGGTGGACTACGACCCCGGCGACTCGGACTTCGAGATCACCGGCGACGTGAGCGACCAGCAGGAAGCCGGCCTGGAACGCATCCGCGACGTGATGGCCGAGTGGGGCGGCACAGGCGTCCAGACAGCGCTGGACACTGCCGTCTACGACCTCCTCGATCACCTGACGGCCTACCCCGTCCAGAACGAGAGCAAGTGGACCGACGCGAAGGGGAACGTCCTCCCCGACGCCTTCCTGCTGCCCGAGGGCTCGACCCCCACAGACCTCGCGTACGCCGTCCACTCGGACATCGGGGACGGTTACCTCCACGCAGTCGACGCGAAAGCCGGCCGGAAGATCGGCGACGACCACGAACTCGAGGAGGGCGACGTGGTGAAGATCGTCTCGACGGCGAGCTGA
- a CDS encoding lycopene cyclase domain-containing protein yields the protein MAAASTDDPSSRSLPDIGVFGRYTYLVTELLWGAVAVALLRYASAFRAAGRVVAVVYLPAYLWDRYTLEVGVFEIPLRTGIELFEIPIEEHVFMILVPSLVVGIHESIEKIRSRK from the coding sequence ATGGCAGCCGCCAGCACGGACGACCCGTCGAGCCGCTCGCTCCCGGACATCGGCGTCTTCGGCCGGTACACGTACCTCGTCACCGAACTCCTCTGGGGCGCCGTCGCCGTCGCACTCCTCCGGTACGCGAGCGCCTTCCGCGCCGCCGGTCGCGTCGTCGCCGTCGTCTACCTGCCCGCCTACCTCTGGGATCGCTACACACTCGAGGTCGGCGTCTTCGAGATCCCGCTCCGGACTGGTATCGAACTGTTCGAGATCCCGATCGAGGAACACGTCTTCATGATCCTCGTGCCGTCGCTCGTCGTCGGCATCCACGAGTCCATCGAGAAAATCCGCTCCCGGAAGTGA